A part of Antechinus flavipes isolate AdamAnt ecotype Samford, QLD, Australia chromosome 6, AdamAnt_v2, whole genome shotgun sequence genomic DNA contains:
- the LOC127540214 gene encoding olfactory receptor 5B12-like, producing MENCSEVKEFILVGLTDTPELQVPLFIIFTIIYLITVMGNVGLVILILGDSSLHTPMYFFLSNLSLVDLGYSSTITPKVMAGFLPGDKTISYNGCATQMYFFVYFVTVESYLLAAMAYDRQVAVCKPLHYTTTMTSCVCASLAISCHICGFIFSSIHTGNTFSLHFCNSNMIHHFFCDIPALFVLSSSVSFIHEVVVFFTVVFNASFALFFILKSYFFIFIAILKMCSAEGLQKAFSTCASHLTAVTLFYGTVIFMYLQPSSRHSLDIDKMASVFYTMVIPMLNPLVYSLRNKEVSSALRKIIDKTKSSLGISF from the coding sequence ATGGAGAATTGTTCAGAGGTGAAGGAGTTCATCCTTGTGGGATTAACAGATACCCCTGAGCTTCAGGTCCCCCTCTTCATAATATTCACTATCATCTACCTCATCACTGTGATGGGGAACGTGGGATTGGTAATTCTCATATTGGGGGACTCTAGTCTTCACACACCCATGTACTTTTTCCTCAGTAATCTCTCTCTAGTAGATTTGGGTTACTCTTCAACCATTACTCCTAAAGTGATGGCTGGTTTCCTCCCAGGGGACAAAACTATTTCCTATAATGGATGTGCTACACAGATGTACTTCTTTGTGTACTTTGTCACAGTTGAAAGTTATCTCCTGGCTGCTATGGCCTATGATCGCCAAGTGGCTGTATGTAAGCCCCTCCATTATACCACCACTATGACATCCTGTGTGTGTGCTAGTCTGGCCATTAGCTGCCATAtctgtggttttattttttcttccattcacaCAGGAAATACCTTCAGCCTTCATTTTTGCAATTCTAACATGATCCATCACTTTTTCTGTGATATTCCAGCTCTCTTTGTTCTctcctcttctgtctctttcatcCATGAAGTTGTTGTCTTCTTTACTGTAGTATTCAATGcatcttttgccctttttttcattctgaaatcttactttttcattttcattgccaTTTTGAAGATGTGTTCAGCTGAAGGACTCCAGAAAGCATTCTCTACCTGTGCTTCCCATCTTACAGCTGTGACCCTATTCTATGGGACAGTGATCTTCATGTATTTACAACCCAGCTCCAGGCATTCCCTGGACATAGACAAAATGGCTTCAGTGTTCTACACCATGGTCATCCCCATGTTGAATCCTCTGGTCTATAGTCTGAGGAATAAGGAAGTCAGCAGTGCTTTAAGGAAAATCATTGACAAGACAAAGTCTTCATTAggtatttccttttaa
- the LOC127540213 gene encoding olfactory receptor 5B12-like, protein MENCSEVKEFILVGLTDNLKLQVPLFIIFTIIYLITVVGNLGLVILILGDSHLHTPMYFFLSNLSLVDLGYSSTITPKVMAGFLPGDKTISYSECAAQMYFFVYFATVDTYLLVAMAYDRQVAVCKPLHYTTIMTPNICLILAISSYISGFIFASIHTGNTFTLYFCNSNIIHHFFCDIPALLVLSRSVSYIHEVVVFSAVGFNVFFTLFFILKSYFFIFIAILRMRSAEGRQKAFSTCASHFTAVSIFYGTVIFMYLQPSSRHSMDIDKMASVFYTMVIPMLNPMVYSLRNKEVNNAFRKLMEKTKSSLGISF, encoded by the coding sequence ATGGAGAATTGTTCAGAAGTGAAGGAGTTCATCCTTGTGGGATTAACAGATAACCTGAAGCTTCAGGTCCCCCTGTTTATAATATTCACTATCATCTACCTCATCACTGTGGTGGGGAACCTGGGATTGGTGATTCTGATATTGGGGGACTCCCATCTTCACACACCGATGTACTTTTTCCTCAGTAATCTCTCTCTGGTAGATTTGGGTTACTCTTCAACCATTACCCCTAAAGTGATGGCTGGTTTCCTCCCAGGGGACAAAACCATCTCCTATAGTGAATGTGCTGCACAGATGTATTTCTTTGTGTACTTTGCCACAGTTGACACTTATCTCCTGGTTGCTATGGCCTATGATCGCCAGGTAGCTGTGTGTAAACCTCTCCATTATACCACCATTATGACACCCAATATATGTCTTATTTTGGCCATTAGTTCTTATATCTCTGGTTTTATTTTTGCCTCCATTCACACAGGAAACACCTTTACCCTCTACTTTTGCAATTCCAATATTATCCATCACTTTTTCTGTGATATTCCAGCCCTTTTGGTCCTTTCCCGCTCTGTCTCCTATATCCATGAAGTAGTTGTCTTCTCTGCTGTAGGATTCAATGTATTCTTTaccctttttttcattctgaaatcttactttttcattttcattgccaTTTTGAGGATGCGTTCAGCTGAGGGCCGCCAGAAAGCATTCTCTACCTGTGCTTCCCATTTCACAGCTGTGTCCATATTCTATGGGACAGTGATCTTCATGTACTTACAACCCAGCTCCAGGCATTCCATGGACATAGACAAAATGGCTTCAGTGTTCTACACTATGGTCATCCCCATGTTGAATCCTATGGTCTATAGTCTGAGGAATAAGGAAGTCAACAATGCTTTTAGGAAACTCATGGAGAAGACAAAATCTTCATTAGGCATCTCCTTTTAG